Proteins from a single region of Pseudomonadota bacterium:
- the rpsM gene encoding 30S ribosomal protein S13 — protein MPRIAGVNIPTNKRVEIGLTYIFGIGRKSSQDICAKANIPENKRVSQLTDDEVLRIREIIDQDFQVEGDLRRGIGMNIKRLMDLGCYRGLRHRKGLPVRGQRTHSNARTRKGPAKAIAGKKK, from the coding sequence GTGCCACGAATAGCGGGTGTTAATATTCCAACGAATAAGCGTGTTGAGATTGGACTAACGTATATTTTTGGAATTGGACGAAAAAGTTCTCAAGATATTTGTGCAAAGGCAAATATTCCAGAGAATAAGCGTGTGAGCCAGCTCACCGATGATGAGGTTTTACGTATTCGTGAAATCATTGATCAAGACTTTCAAGTTGAAGGTGATCTTCGTCGTGGAATTGGAATGAATATTAAGCGTTTGATGGATTTAGGATGTTATCGCGGATTGCGTCATAGGAAAGGTCTTCCTGTGCGGGGTCAACGAACGCATTCTAATGCGCGGACGCGTAAGGGGCCTGCAAAAGCAATCGCAGGTAAGAAAAAGTAA
- a CDS encoding adenylate kinase, translating into MNLILFGPPGVGKGTQAARLADVYSLSIISTGNILREEIARGTDLGKKVQDDMDQGRLPSDEIIMEIVNQFMLDRDQEKDASPHGFIFDGIPRTFFQAETLDKILDKRHEKIDAAILLTVDPEELVRRLKGRYSCSKCGEVYNDLFRHPQKEGICDTCGSKEFIRRSDDKEETIRTRLKVYDDKTVPVFSFYKEKGILYDVDGMKDPQEVQSAIESILSKVVGKA; encoded by the coding sequence ATGAATTTGATTCTATTTGGACCTCCTGGTGTTGGAAAAGGAACACAAGCTGCAAGACTTGCGGACGTCTATTCTCTTTCTATTATTTCTACAGGAAATATTTTAAGGGAAGAAATTGCACGGGGGACGGATCTTGGGAAAAAAGTACAGGATGATATGGATCAAGGCCGACTTCCCAGTGATGAGATTATTATGGAGATTGTAAATCAGTTTATGCTTGATCGGGATCAAGAAAAAGACGCTTCCCCCCATGGTTTTATCTTTGATGGAATTCCGCGTACTTTTTTTCAAGCAGAGACTCTTGATAAAATACTTGATAAACGCCATGAAAAAATTGATGCTGCAATTTTATTAACTGTTGACCCCGAAGAATTGGTTCGCCGTCTTAAAGGGCGATATTCATGTTCAAAGTGCGGTGAAGTTTATAATGACCTTTTTCGCCATCCACAGAAAGAAGGTATCTGTGATACGTGTGGATCAAAAGAATTCATAAGACGTTCAGACGATAAAGAAGAGACGATCCGGACCCGTTTGAAAGTTTATGATGATAAAACGGTTCCTGTTTTTTCCTTTTATAAAGAAAAAGGAATCTTATATGACGTTGATGGTATGAAGGATCCTCAAGAGGTTCAATCAGCCATTGAAAGTATTTTGTCAAAGGTTGTCGGAAAAGCTTGA
- the rpsK gene encoding 30S ribosomal protein S11: MAQAAASAPRVKRRERKNIVSGIVHVNATFNNTVITISDLQGNTISWSSSGVKGFKGSRKSTPFAAQLAAEDCARKAIEHGMKTVDVEVKGPGTGRESALRALQAVGLVVTSIRDITPIAHNGCRPPKRRRV, translated from the coding sequence ATGGCGCAAGCAGCAGCATCAGCACCAAGAGTTAAACGTCGTGAGAGAAAAAATATTGTTTCTGGCATCGTGCATGTTAATGCAACGTTTAATAATACTGTGATTACAATTTCAGATCTTCAGGGGAACACCATTTCATGGTCTTCTTCTGGAGTAAAAGGATTTAAGGGGTCTCGGAAATCAACACCCTTTGCAGCACAGCTTGCTGCAGAAGATTGTGCACGCAAGGCTATCGAACATGGCATGAAAACAGTTGATGTTGAAGTAAAAGGTCCTGGCACAGGTCGTGAATCAGCTTTAAGAGCTTTACAAGCCGTTGGGCTCGTTGTGACATCTATTCGGGATATAACGCCCATAGCGCACAACGGATGCCGTCCACCAAAGCGTCGGCGTGTTTAA
- a CDS encoding DNA-directed RNA polymerase subunit alpha, protein MIQKNWQSLIKPHKLEVQPGRVPGHDATIIAEPLEPGFGLTLGNAIRRILLSSLQGAAVTSIQIEGVLHEFSSVPGVLEDVTDIILNVKSLALKMHEDGVRRMRIRAEGPMVVTAQMLEYGPEIEVLNPDLVICTLDKGAKFSMDLTVEEGRGYVPSALNRKEDAPIGVIPIDALFSPIKRVSYKVDHTRVGQMTDYDKLIMTIETNGAITPEDSVAFAARILQDQAQAFINFEEPEDKPKEKEGGVENALMRNLLRRVDELELSVRSANCLKNENIVYIGDLVQKSEQDLLKTPNFGRKSLNEIRAVLEGMALHLGMDIQEWPPENIEELAKKLEDPF, encoded by the coding sequence GTGATCCAGAAAAATTGGCAGTCATTAATTAAGCCACACAAACTTGAAGTTCAACCAGGAAGAGTTCCTGGACATGATGCGACCATCATTGCAGAACCCTTAGAGCCCGGGTTTGGATTGACGCTCGGAAATGCGATCCGGCGTATTCTTCTTTCTTCGTTGCAGGGCGCTGCTGTAACCTCTATTCAAATAGAAGGTGTCCTCCATGAGTTTTCAAGTGTGCCAGGTGTTTTAGAAGATGTGACGGATATTATTTTAAATGTTAAGTCCTTAGCGCTTAAAATGCATGAAGATGGCGTGCGTCGTATGAGAATTCGGGCAGAAGGACCCATGGTTGTCACAGCTCAAATGCTTGAGTATGGCCCTGAAATTGAAGTTTTAAATCCGGATCTTGTGATTTGTACCTTGGACAAAGGAGCAAAGTTCTCCATGGATTTAACCGTTGAAGAAGGACGTGGATATGTACCCTCTGCCTTGAATCGTAAAGAAGATGCTCCCATTGGTGTTATTCCGATTGATGCTTTGTTTAGTCCCATCAAGCGTGTGTCCTATAAAGTAGACCATACGCGTGTTGGTCAAATGACAGATTATGATAAGTTGATCATGACCATTGAAACAAACGGAGCTATCACACCAGAGGATTCAGTGGCTTTTGCTGCGCGTATTTTACAAGATCAAGCACAGGCCTTTATTAACTTTGAAGAGCCTGAAGACAAGCCTAAAGAGAAGGAAGGCGGCGTTGAAAATGCCTTGATGCGAAATCTTTTGCGTCGTGTGGATGAGCTTGAACTTTCCGTTCGTTCAGCAAATTGTCTTAAGAACGAAAATATTGTGTATATTGGGGACCTCGTTCAAAAATCTGAGCAAGATCTCTTAAAAACACCGAATTTTGGTCGGAAGTCTCTCAATGAAATTCGGGCTGTTTTAGAAGGAATGGCCTTGCATCTTGGTATGGACATTCAA
- the secY gene encoding preprotein translocase subunit SecY has translation MASAAEQLAASLNYKAFSKATVLKKRIMFTLLALIVYRFGSYIPLPGINPEIMSEIARQNSGGILAMFDMLAGGALSRMSIFALNIMPYISASIIVQLLTAVYPAFEALKKEGESGRKKLNQYTRYGTVFLSLIQAYGIAVGLEAMHGTGGASAVVIESSLLFRFEAVVTLVGGTVFLMWLGEQITERGLGNGISMIIFAGIVANLPQAIVGTLELGRTGALSMVFIAAILVGAVAVIAFIVFMERAQRRILIQYPKRQVGNKIYGGESTHLPLKLNSSGVIPPIFANALLLLPVTLAGLMSSDGSAWYSKIANHISQGQWLYIACYIGLIVFFSFFYTAIVFNPEETAQNLKKAGGFVLGIRPGKNTADYFDYILTRLTVLGAIYLSAICVLPEVIKLYYTLPFYFGGTSLLIVVSVTMDTVAQAHSHLIAHQYEGILKKTKGKGLRP, from the coding sequence ATGGCATCGGCAGCGGAACAACTTGCGGCAAGTTTAAATTATAAAGCTTTTTCAAAAGCGACAGTCCTTAAAAAAAGGATTATGTTTACGTTACTTGCTTTGATTGTTTATCGCTTTGGAAGTTATATTCCTCTTCCTGGCATTAATCCAGAAATCATGTCCGAAATTGCACGTCAAAATTCAGGGGGTATCCTTGCAATGTTTGATATGCTAGCGGGAGGTGCTTTAAGCCGCATGAGTATTTTTGCCTTAAATATTATGCCCTATATATCTGCAAGTATTATTGTTCAACTTTTGACAGCTGTTTATCCTGCTTTTGAAGCTTTAAAAAAAGAAGGGGAATCGGGCCGCAAGAAGTTAAATCAATATACGCGTTATGGAACAGTTTTTCTCTCTCTTATTCAGGCTTATGGTATTGCCGTTGGGCTTGAGGCAATGCATGGGACAGGGGGGGCATCTGCCGTTGTTATCGAGTCTTCCCTTTTATTCCGTTTTGAGGCTGTTGTGACGCTTGTTGGCGGCACTGTTTTCCTCATGTGGCTGGGTGAACAAATTACTGAACGTGGTCTTGGAAATGGAATTTCTATGATTATTTTTGCTGGAATTGTGGCGAATCTCCCTCAAGCGATAGTGGGGACATTGGAATTAGGACGCACAGGAGCCCTTTCGATGGTCTTTATTGCGGCTATTCTTGTTGGGGCGGTTGCCGTAATTGCTTTTATTGTCTTTATGGAACGTGCGCAACGAAGGATTCTCATTCAATATCCAAAGCGCCAAGTGGGGAATAAAATTTATGGTGGCGAAAGTACCCATCTTCCTTTAAAGCTAAACAGTTCAGGAGTTATCCCTCCCATATTTGCAAATGCTCTTTTATTGTTGCCTGTTACCTTGGCAGGATTGATGAGCAGTGATGGAAGTGCTTGGTATAGCAAAATTGCAAATCATATTTCTCAAGGCCAATGGCTTTATATTGCCTGCTATATTGGTCTGATCGTCTTCTTCTCATTTTTCTACACAGCCATTGTTTTTAATCCTGAGGAAACGGCTCAAAACCTGAAAAAAGCGGGTGGTTTTGTGCTTGGAATTCGTCCTGGAAAAAATACAGCTGATTATTTTGATTATATTTTAACCCGCTTAACAGTTTTGGGAGCGATTTATCTTTCGGCGATTTGTGTTCTTCCTGAAGTCATTAAACTTTATTATACGTTGCCTTTTTATTTTGGTGGCACAAGTCTCTTAATCGTTGTGAGCGTTACAATGGACACTGTTGCTCAAGCACATTCACATTTAATCGCGCATCAATATGAAGGAATTTTGAAGAAAACGAAGGGTAAGGGATTGCGTCCATGA